GAGGGTGCAGAGGTTTCCTTTGAGGAGACAATAATGGTAACTGTTGGAACGACTTTGGTCATAAAAATTGGCTCATAGACACGCTCCATACTAAGAAGTGGAGCATGTACATCAGAATggaagattattattattattaaaataaaatatgttttatgtaccaaaaaaaaaaaaaaaaagtttttagtccctacttttacAATGAGTTTTGATTTTCGTCAATGTAAAGTAAAATCACTTGTTTTCATCCTTACATAAAATTTTAGTCCTTAATGGACAAAATTTTGACTtgtttttgacatttttaacataatatgGACTTATATACGTTTATCATAATATATAGAcataatatagatcattttttgtTGAGtcaaaaatatagatcattttgaacataaaaatatcataatattGACATTAACATGTCAAAATTTTGTTCATTATGGACtaacaaaagattttttttgtaggaatgaaaacaagtaattttattttaaagagacgaaaaccaaaacatgctaaaaaaaagttttgaggCTTTGTGCTAAATATAACCGGTCGTCCGTGTTGAGGTGGCTTAAATAAGTTTACTCTGCGTAAATAAGTTTGGTATGGTCAAAAAATTCAAGGTTCAAGTATAACATGTTAGACtcaatgcataaaaaaaaaagtataacatATTGGTGAATAATTCATAAATACATTTAACTGCACTCTTTGAAACTTGAGGTATGCCTTAACCTAGGTGAACCCTGAAGACCCGACTCACCTAAACTTAACATGACCAAAATATTATGCAACATAttcattcttcttcttgttAAGATAAAATCAAAGCAATATTTTTTAGTAGATGATATATGTCAGAGAAGTGATAATATTTCAATTGTTTGTTCTCTAAATTACTTCTTGAATTGTATTATGCCATATAAAAGCCTTGATGGAAATTTCTCGTTAGCTTCCTTTGTTGTTAAAAAGTAGTAGGATAATAAACTATTGCATGTTGGTTACAGTTAGTTAAGGTGGCTTAAATAAGTTGAATCAGGACACTTGTGATCAATTAAAAAACTCACTAGAAACACATAATAATTAATCAGTATTTGTCAAACATTGATTAAGAAAAACTCCATTCAATAATCATAATACTTTTCCAATAGATGATTCTTCTTCCATTTCCACAAACTCGAGAATACATTACCATCTTGCAGAGAGCCTCTTAGGCTTGTTGATAAATTTCCACAATTCAAAAaccagaaaaacaaaaagaaaacaaaccaTGGCAGAGTTGGTTGGTGGAGCATTTCTTTCATCATTCTTTCAAGTGGCTTTTGAGAAGTTGTCTTCCAATGATTTCATTGACTTTTTTAGAAGAAACAAACTTGATGAGATGCTGCTAGAGAAACTTCATGTTACACTCAATTCTATCAATCATGTGCTGGATCAAGCAGAGACAAAACAGTACCAAAGCATGTACGTGAAGAAGTGGCTTGATGAACTTAAACATATTGTATATGAGGTAGATCAACTGCTAGATGAGATTGCGACTGATGCACCACTGAAGAAGCTGAAAGCTGAATCTCAACCTTCTACTAGCAAGGTATTGGGCTTCTTTTCATCTTTCACTAATCCATTTGAATCTAGGATCATAGACTTGCTAAGGAAGTTAGAATTGCTTGCAAAGCAAAAGGATATGCTCGGATTGAAACAAGACACTTGTGCTAGTAATGAAGGTGGAGTTAGTTGGAAACCTTCACAAAGATTGCCATCTACATCTTTGGTTGATGAGTCGGGCATATATGGTAGAGATGATGACAAAGAGGAAATAATCAAAAGTTTGCTCTTAGACATTGATTGTGGAAACCAGGTACCAATAGTCAGCATAGTTGGTCTTGGGGGAATGGGCAAGACCACCCTTGCTCAACTTGTGTACAATGACCAAAGGATCAAGGAGAATTTTGAACATAGAGCTTGGGTCTATGTTTCGGAAACTTTTGATGTTATCGGGCTTACCAAAGCAATTCTGAGATCATTTCACTCTTCAGCAGATGGTGAAGACTTGAATTTACTACAAAATCAACTGCAGCAGGTGCTAATTGGCAAGAAATATTTGCTTGTTCTTGATGATGTCTGGAACCGGAGTGAGGAATGTTGGGAGCGTTTACTACTTCCCTTATACCATGGATCTACTAGAAGTAAGATTATTATGACAACACGTAACAAGGAGGTGGCATCAGTCATGAAGTCCCCCAAGGTActtaatttaatgcaattgaacAAGAGTGAATGTTGGAGTATGTTTGTGAGACATGCTTTTCACGGCAGGAATGCAAGTGACTATCCAGATCTTGAGTCAATCGGCGAGAAGATTTTAGAAAAGTGTGGAGGGTTGCCTTTAGCTGTAAAAACATTGGGGAATCTGTTGCGAAGAAAATTCTCTAAAAGTGAATGGGTTAAGATTTTAGAGACAGATCTGTTGCGTTTATCAGAGGGTGACAGTAACATTAATCCAATACTTAGATTGAGTTATCATAATCTTTCTTCCAGTTTGAAGCGTTGTTTTGCTTATTGTTCCATATTTCCAAGGGGTTATTTGTTTGTCAAGGATGAGCTAATCAAACTATGGATGGCAGAAGGTTTGTTGAAGTGTTGTGGAACATACACTAGCGAAGAAGAGTTGGGTAATGACTTTTTTCATGATCTGGagtcaatttcattttttcaacAATCAATTAAACGGGATGATGAGTTTCTCGTCATGCATGATCTTGTCAATGATTTAGCAAAATCAGTTTCTGGAGAATTTTGTTTGAGAATAGAGGGTGATTGGACGCAAGATATCCCTGAAAGGACGCGTCACATTTGGTGTTCTCTTAGAACAATAAATGATGAGAAAAAGGTAGAGAAAATTTGTAAGGCTGAGGGACTAAAAGGTCTGACTTTTTCGTTACCAGGATTCTTGCAGTTCAAGATACACAACAATGTACAACATCAAATGTTTTCAAGATTGAGATATCTAAGGATGTTATCATTAGGAGGTTGTTATATGACAATGCTATCAGATGAGATAAGCAACTTAAAGCTTTTGCGTTATCTAGATCTTAGTTACACTAGGTTGGCAAGCCTACCTGATTCCATTTGTATGTTGTATAATTTGCAGACACTCTTATTGGAAAATTGTAAATTGACCGAGCTCCCTTCATGTTTTTGCAAACTCATCAATTTACGTCATCTTCATCTGAAAGGCAATGATATAAAGAAGATGCCAAAGCTTATAGGAAGGCTAAACCACCTACATACGCTGACTGATTTTGTTGTAGGAGAGCATAGTGGGTATGACATTAAGGAATTGGCAGAACTAAATCATCTTCAAGGAACACTTCACATTTCTGGGTTGGAAAATATCATTGATCCTACAGATGCCACAATAGCAAATTTGAAAGATAAGAAACATTTAGAAGGATTACATATGACTTATGGTGCAACTAGAGAAACAGATGGCTCAATAATGGAGAGGGATGCCTCTATCTTGGAGTCTCTACAACCAAATAGAAGCCTCAAATGGCTTACCATTGTAGACTACCACGGCACTAGCTTTCCCAACTGGCTTGACCAATGTCATTTACCGAATTTAGTATCTCTTGATCTAATGAGATGTAAATTTTGTACTCAGTTGCCACCACTTTGGTTGTTTCCCTATCTCAAGAGGCTTTCTATTTCAAGCTGTTACGAAATAGAGATCATTAGTTCACCAAATGTTCCATTCAGGTCCCTTGAAATTTTGCGATTTGAGGACATGTCCAATTGGAAGGAATGGTTATGTGTTGAAGGTTTCCCTTTGCTTAAAGAGCTTTCTATAATGAGCTGTCCCAAGTTGAAAAAAGCTCTACCAAAACATCTTCCTTCTTTGGAAATATTGATTATTATAAATTGCCAAGAATTGGAGTCTTCAATTCCCTTGTCTCATAATATTCGTGAGCTACGTCTATACAAATGTGAAAACATTTTGATAAATGAATTGCCATCCAACTTGAAAGAAGTCTTCCTTGGTGGAACTCGGGTCCTTGAGTCCTATATGGAACAAATTTTATCGAACAATGTCTTTCTTGAACAGTTGGATGTAAAAGACTTCAACGGTGTGAATCAAGAATGGTCCAATTTGGATTTGTGTAGCTGTAATTCTATCCGCTCTCTAACTATAGATGGCTGGCACTCCTCCTCTTTACCATTTGCATGGGACTTGTTCATCAATCTTTATTCTCTATTTTTGTATGATTGTCCACTGCTGGATTCAATTTATGGGGAAGGTTTGCCTTTGAGTCTGAGAAGCATTACAATACAAAAATGCCCGAAACTAATTGCTTCAATTGAGGTGTTAGGTTTGAACAAAATTTATTCTCTAGAAGATGTCACTGTTTGTGATGACTTTGTCGAGTCCTTCCCAAAAGAGAATCTCCTACCACCAAATATTAACACTCTTCATTTGGATTGTTGTTCAAAGCTAAGAATAATCGACAACAGGGGTTTTCTCCACCTCAAATGTCTCAAAGCCTTATGCATTACTAACTGTTGTTGTCTTGAGCACATTTCGGGGGAGGATCTACCTGAATCCCTTTCTACTCTGTACATTGCTGGTTGTCCATTACTGCAATGCCATAATATTTCACATATCCCTTCTGTGAAGATTTTTGAATGAGTGTGCCGAAATGTTACTACACGCAGGTGCACAACATTCACCCTTCTGTTTACATTAAGTGCCTCTTTACCTGCCAAATATTTGCATATAATCTTTTGTAGAAATTCAACAACATTTTATACTTCTCTATTCCATATCTTTTGATTTTTggcctttcattttttttcaaaactattGATGTTTTAAAATTCCAATGTCTAATTAATACTCTTCATTGGAGAGATATGGAATTCTGGAGGGAGTATTTCATATTGGACACTGCTATGACTTATACTAAATGACATTGTTTATGTATTTCATATTGGACTCTTCATTAAAGATTAAATATTCAGTAAATATACACTCACTAATGTACACCGTTTCTGCATTGTTTATGATGTGATGCAGTTTTCGTAAAATTGCAGAAACTAGAAATTAATATACACCTTgttaaattaaatcttctaaattttgaagttttaattgaTGTTGGTACAACTAAATGCGATGTCTGTTTTTTATGCTAAGCTTCTTACTGTGATTTGTTAGCATATAAAtcataaacatatttaatttatggaaggcatttatatattaatgaacTATTACTGATTGGGAGTTGAACTCTATTGTAGCTGACTGCAGGTATTGATGGGATCATTTGAATTTCATATTGTTGTACACACCATGGCATTACTGATACTCTAAAGAGGAAGACAAACAGAAAGTTGTAATGCAATTTATGtaagaaaaaatagagagaatGAAGTAGGGATTAGGGAAGGTAAACTAATAAGTCAACTCAAAGGACTGTAATGGACTAATAGGGAAAAGCTAAAATGTGGCTATAAGAGTGATGAAAGATTATCTCATGTACTAAAATGCAAGTGAATTCTGCTTTGAAAACATTATTGCTTTCATTTTTTACACTCTTTTCATTTCTGCTTTTTGTATTGATACTGCCTCAGTAATATGAGATGAGATTTTATGTTGCTGCTTTAAAGAGGAAGATAAACAGAACGTTGAATTGTAGTTTATGCAACAAAAACAATAGAGTGGATAGGCTATTAAGAAGAACAAAACTgtccaattttaaaataagggaccaaataagcaa
This portion of the Trifolium pratense cultivar HEN17-A07 linkage group LG3, ARS_RC_1.1, whole genome shotgun sequence genome encodes:
- the LOC123913235 gene encoding putative disease resistance RPP13-like protein 1 — translated: MAELVGGAFLSSFFQVAFEKLSSNDFIDFFRRNKLDEMLLEKLHVTLNSINHVLDQAETKQYQSMYVKKWLDELKHIVYEVDQLLDEIATDAPLKKLKAESQPSTSKVLGFFSSFTNPFESRIIDLLRKLELLAKQKDMLGLKQDTCASNEGGVSWKPSQRLPSTSLVDESGIYGRDDDKEEIIKSLLLDIDCGNQVPIVSIVGLGGMGKTTLAQLVYNDQRIKENFEHRAWVYVSETFDVIGLTKAILRSFHSSADGEDLNLLQNQLQQVLIGKKYLLVLDDVWNRSEECWERLLLPLYHGSTRSKIIMTTRNKEVASVMKSPKVLNLMQLNKSECWSMFVRHAFHGRNASDYPDLESIGEKILEKCGGLPLAVKTLGNLLRRKFSKSEWVKILETDLLRLSEGDSNINPILRLSYHNLSSSLKRCFAYCSIFPRGYLFVKDELIKLWMAEGLLKCCGTYTSEEELGNDFFHDLESISFFQQSIKRDDEFLVMHDLVNDLAKSVSGEFCLRIEGDWTQDIPERTRHIWCSLRTINDEKKVEKICKAEGLKGLTFSLPGFLQFKIHNNVQHQMFSRLRYLRMLSLGGCYMTMLSDEISNLKLLRYLDLSYTRLASLPDSICMLYNLQTLLLENCKLTELPSCFCKLINLRHLHLKGNDIKKMPKLIGRLNHLHTLTDFVVGEHSGYDIKELAELNHLQGTLHISGLENIIDPTDATIANLKDKKHLEGLHMTYGATRETDGSIMERDASILESLQPNRSLKWLTIVDYHGTSFPNWLDQCHLPNLVSLDLMRCKFCTQLPPLWLFPYLKRLSISSCYEIEIISSPNVPFRSLEILRFEDMSNWKEWLCVEGFPLLKELSIMSCPKLKKALPKHLPSLEILIIINCQELESSIPLSHNIRELRLYKCENILINELPSNLKEVFLGGTRVLESYMEQILSNNVFLEQLDVKDFNGVNQEWSNLDLCSCNSIRSLTIDGWHSSSLPFAWDLFINLYSLFLYDCPLLDSIYGEGLPLSLRSITIQKCPKLIASIEVLGLNKIYSLEDVTVCDDFVESFPKENLLPPNINTLHLDCCSKLRIIDNRGFLHLKCLKALCITNCCCLEHISGEDLPESLSTLYIAGCPLLQCHNISHIPSVKIFE